From one Pseudothermotoga sp. genomic stretch:
- a CDS encoding proline--tRNA ligase — MRFSQLYAPTVKEAPTDAEVISHALLHRAGFIRKAAAGVYTYLPLAKRTLSKIEKIIREEMDKIGAQELSMPIIHPAELWQMTGRWDDYGDEMMKLKDRHGRDFALGPTHEEMITFLVKDEVRSYKQLPVFLYQIGPKYRDEIRPRFGLLRAREFIMKDGYSFHDSEESLDEAYRACSDAYSRIAERIGFKYIIIEAASGAIGGSQSHEFVSFAQVGETNLLKCNSCGYSSSDEQAPYKGEYEQINEEEKPLQLVHTPNVRTVQQVADFLSVDPKRIIKSLLFVGRNGFIMALVQGDRELNVEKLKVFMKDQSLRMASPDEVLEKFGVPIGFIGPVGIKLPIVADFGIKYLKNAVVGGMREDYHYINANVERDFTPDHYTDLLLTRENDPCPICGEPLEAMKGIELGHVFKLGTKYSQSMGAYFMDRDGNLKPFIMGCYGWGVSRTMAAVVEQLNDEDGIIWPRSIAPFEVIVTIVSTNDAQQKKFAEQIYAELSNRGIEVLIDDREISAGMKFKDADLIGFPLRITVGKSLQEGFVELKLRSEKTHIKVEASISKVLEKTIAALDSYNPHEGR; from the coding sequence GTGAGGTTTTCACAACTTTATGCTCCAACGGTCAAAGAAGCTCCCACAGACGCAGAGGTCATTAGCCACGCTCTTTTGCACAGAGCGGGGTTCATCAGGAAAGCTGCTGCGGGCGTTTACACGTATCTTCCTTTGGCTAAAAGAACGCTTTCGAAAATAGAGAAAATCATAAGAGAAGAGATGGACAAAATCGGTGCTCAAGAGCTTTCTATGCCGATAATTCATCCCGCAGAGCTATGGCAAATGACGGGACGTTGGGATGACTACGGCGATGAGATGATGAAACTGAAGGACAGACACGGCAGAGACTTCGCGCTCGGTCCAACGCATGAGGAGATGATAACGTTTTTAGTCAAGGATGAGGTGCGTTCCTACAAACAGTTGCCCGTCTTTCTTTATCAAATAGGTCCAAAATATAGAGACGAGATCAGACCAAGGTTCGGACTTTTGCGTGCAAGAGAGTTCATCATGAAGGATGGTTATAGCTTTCACGACAGTGAAGAATCTTTAGACGAAGCTTATAGAGCTTGCAGTGACGCTTACAGTAGAATTGCGGAACGGATTGGGTTTAAATACATCATCATCGAAGCTGCGAGTGGTGCTATCGGTGGTAGTCAATCTCACGAGTTCGTGAGTTTCGCTCAAGTTGGTGAAACGAATTTGCTCAAATGCAACAGCTGTGGATACTCTTCCAGCGATGAACAAGCACCATACAAGGGCGAGTACGAGCAAATCAACGAAGAAGAAAAACCTTTGCAGTTAGTACACACACCCAACGTTAGAACGGTACAACAAGTAGCGGACTTTCTTTCTGTCGACCCCAAGAGGATCATCAAGTCGCTCCTGTTCGTTGGTAGAAACGGTTTCATCATGGCTTTGGTGCAGGGCGATAGAGAATTGAACGTAGAAAAGCTCAAAGTGTTCATGAAAGATCAATCTTTGAGGATGGCGAGTCCAGACGAAGTGCTCGAGAAATTCGGGGTTCCCATCGGTTTCATAGGTCCTGTTGGGATCAAGTTACCCATCGTGGCAGATTTTGGGATAAAGTACCTGAAAAACGCCGTCGTGGGAGGCATGAGGGAAGATTACCATTACATCAATGCTAACGTTGAGAGGGACTTCACGCCAGATCATTATACCGATCTGTTACTCACAAGGGAGAACGATCCGTGTCCAATTTGCGGTGAGCCTCTGGAAGCAATGAAAGGGATTGAACTTGGGCACGTTTTCAAGCTGGGTACAAAGTATTCACAATCCATGGGAGCTTACTTCATGGATCGTGACGGTAATTTAAAACCATTCATCATGGGTTGTTACGGGTGGGGTGTCTCCAGAACGATGGCTGCCGTGGTCGAGCAGCTCAACGATGAAGACGGTATCATTTGGCCAAGATCGATCGCGCCGTTTGAAGTGATTGTGACCATCGTTTCAACGAACGATGCGCAACAGAAGAAATTTGCTGAACAAATATATGCAGAACTGAGTAATAGAGGTATCGAAGTTCTGATAGATGATCGTGAAATATCCGCTGGTATGAAGTTCAAGGATGCAGACTTGATAGGTTTCCCATTGAGAATAACAGTTGGAAAATCACTTCAAGAAGGTTTCGTTGAGTTAAAGCTTAGAAGCGAAAAAACTCATATCAAAGTCGAGGCAAGCATTTCAAAAGTTTTAGAGAAAACCATCGCCGCACTCGATTCTTACAATCCGCACGAGGGTAGATGA
- the ftsY gene encoding signal recognition particle-docking protein FtsY produces the protein MGFFEKLKQGLEKTKKAFFDGIKQLLKSGRIDEETLQELEELLIAADVGHRTASWIIERIRQERSNDPISSLRNILLELLEGNNDLNLNGSPSVISVVGVNGSGKTTTVAKLAAQFQAMGKSVVMAAADTFRAAAIEQLKIWGERIGCTVIAHNEGADPAAVAYDAVNHAKSKGKDVVIIDTAGRLHTKKNLMEELRKIHRTVGKLAEGAPHETLLVIDATTGQNGLVQARVFKDAVNVTGLVITKLDGTAKGGIALAIKHELGLPIKFVGVGEEVEDLKRFNAREFIEALLS, from the coding sequence ATGGGATTTTTTGAGAAACTCAAACAAGGTCTAGAAAAAACGAAGAAAGCCTTCTTCGATGGTATCAAGCAGTTGTTGAAAAGTGGCAGGATCGATGAGGAAACACTTCAAGAACTCGAAGAACTGCTCATAGCTGCGGACGTTGGTCATCGAACCGCATCGTGGATCATAGAAAGGATCAGACAAGAAAGGTCGAACGATCCAATCTCGAGTTTAAGAAACATTCTTCTAGAGTTACTTGAGGGTAATAACGATTTGAATTTGAATGGATCACCAAGTGTCATAAGTGTCGTGGGTGTAAACGGTTCAGGTAAAACAACGACTGTGGCAAAACTCGCAGCACAGTTTCAAGCTATGGGTAAGAGTGTCGTGATGGCCGCGGCAGATACTTTTAGAGCTGCCGCCATAGAACAACTCAAGATCTGGGGCGAGAGAATCGGCTGTACAGTTATAGCACACAACGAAGGCGCAGACCCCGCGGCGGTCGCATATGATGCGGTGAATCACGCGAAATCAAAGGGTAAGGATGTCGTGATCATCGATACGGCAGGTAGGCTTCATACAAAGAAAAACTTGATGGAGGAGTTGAGAAAGATTCACAGAACTGTTGGAAAACTAGCAGAAGGCGCGCCGCACGAAACGTTGTTAGTCATAGATGCCACAACGGGTCAGAACGGTTTGGTGCAAGCTAGAGTGTTCAAGGATGCAGTGAATGTTACAGGCTTGGTGATCACCAAGCTCGATGGAACTGCCAAAGGCGGTATTGCCCTCGCCATAAAGCATGAGCTAGGCTTGCCCATCAAGTTCGTTGGTGTTGGTGAAGAAGTGGAAGATCTGAAACGCTTCAATGCTAGAGAGTTCATTGAGGCGTTGCTATCATGA
- a CDS encoding DUF2225 domain-containing protein, which produces MKVGVYNPFRYLEEKTLRTFWFKTYLCPVCEKQFDAIRLFSEAVKVKDRDHDLKPIYDGVNALMFQLVSCPNCLYTSFEDDFKELSPSHLQVVRNLCEKLRQNLKIELSEHKNLRDAIVQYNLAAVIYTARGRLFRAAESFLKLAWLYRDAGSFEEERKALNHAMGLFLKCYTEQDLDEDQQIVALFYVGEINKLLGNKKEMMRWFSELFERFGKKDSIYLKRARQEWQEASFER; this is translated from the coding sequence ATGAAGGTTGGGGTGTATAATCCTTTCAGGTATTTGGAGGAAAAAACTCTGCGGACGTTTTGGTTTAAAACTTACCTCTGTCCAGTGTGTGAGAAACAATTCGATGCGATCAGACTTTTCAGTGAGGCAGTGAAAGTCAAAGACCGTGATCATGATCTCAAACCTATCTATGATGGTGTCAACGCACTCATGTTTCAGCTCGTTAGCTGCCCCAACTGTTTGTACACGTCGTTCGAAGACGATTTTAAAGAATTATCTCCTTCCCATCTGCAAGTTGTACGAAATCTTTGTGAAAAGTTGAGACAAAATCTGAAGATCGAGCTCAGTGAGCACAAAAATCTTCGAGATGCCATAGTGCAATACAATCTCGCGGCTGTCATTTACACAGCCAGAGGAAGATTATTCAGAGCAGCTGAGTCTTTTTTGAAACTGGCTTGGTTGTACAGAGACGCGGGTTCTTTTGAAGAAGAAAGGAAGGCCCTGAATCACGCGATGGGGTTGTTTTTGAAGTGCTACACTGAGCAAGATTTGGATGAAGATCAGCAGATTGTAGCATTATTTTATGTTGGGGAAATAAACAAGCTTTTGGGAAACAAAAAGGAAATGATGAGATGGTTCTCCGAACTGTTCGAAAGGTTTGGTAAAAAGGATTCGATCTATTTGAAGCGAGCCAGACAGGAATGGCAGGAGGCATCATTTGAGAGATGA